The sequence TGCAAATAGGCCAACCATGATGGCGCCCCATAAGCCCGCTTCCGCCCCCGCTCCAGAAGCAACACCAAATGCTAATGCTAAAGGCAGTGAGATGATGGCTGTAGTGACACCGCCAAACATATCTCCTTTGAGATTGATATCCGCAAAACGACTTCCAAACAAAACACACCTTCCTGATGATGAAATGACAAACCTTATTACTTTAACAAATGAGTCTGTAACACAGAAAGTGTTAATTCAATCACATTATTCATGTCTTATAACCAGATGCTAGCTTCTACGCTAAGTTAATGATTTTAACAGCTAGAACACGTCAGATGAGTGCGAGTTGACACAGTTTTTACGAGATTGAATTTGTAACATTGTGTATAGTTATAATTCTTAATTAAGGGACGTAAGACGCAAAATGCCAGAGATTAAACAGCTTTTTGAAAACAACTCTAAATGGTCTGAAGAAATTCGTTCTCAAAGACCAGAGTATTTTACAACGCTTGAAGAGGGTCAAAACCCTGGTTTCCTATGGATCGGCTGCTCTGATAGCCGTGTACCGGCCGAGCGTCTCACTGGTTTGTATTCTGGCGAACTGTTTGTTCATCGAAATGTCGCTAACCAAGTGGTTCATACCGACCTAAACTGCCTGTCTGTTGTACAGTACGCGGTAGATGTACTCAAAGTTAAACACATTATTGTTTGTGGCCACTACGGTTGTGGTGGTGTTAATGCGGCGATTGATAACCCTAAACTTGGTCTAATCAATAACTGGTTACTTCACATCCGTGATAATTACCTAAAGTACCGTAAGCAAATCGAGGGGCTTCCTCGTGAGCAATGGGGTGACAAACTGTGCGAAATTAACGTTGCAGAACAAGTCTACAACCTTGGTAATTCAACCATCATGCAAAGCGCATGGGAACGTGGACAAGATATTGAAATCCACGGTGTGGTTTATGGTATTGGTAATGGCAAACTACAAGATCTTGGTGTGCGTTGCTCAAGCAATGACACGTTAGAAAACAGCCATTTAGAGGCGCTTGATAAAATCCTCTCGTCTCCAATTCTTGGTTAAGATTTAAACCTTATCGTTTTAATCACTAGATATAAGAAAGGCTCGCATTGTGCGAGCCTTTTTGTTTTGTCAGTCTTCAACAGAGTAATAATTACTCTTGAGGTACAACTTTACCGATGTAAGGTAGGTGACGATATTTCTGTGCGTAGTCGATGCCCACACCAACAACGAATTCGTCAGGAATTTCAAAACCAATCCACTTAGTATCAACAATCACTTCACGACGAGAAGGCTTGTCTAGCAGCGTACAAATCTCGATAGATTTAGGACCACGTAGGCTTAGAATCTCTTTCACTTTAGTCAGTGTGTTACCTGTATCGATAATATCTTCTACAAGTAGAACGTCTTTCCCTTGGATGTCGTCATCAAGGTCTTTCAAAATACGCACGTCACGCGAGCTTTCCATACCGTTGCCGTAGCTAGATGCGGTCATGAAATCAACTTGGTGAGTTAAATCGATAGCACGAGCAAGATCCGCCATAAAGACAAAAGATCCACGTAATAAGCCAACTAGAACTAGATCTTCACTACCGTTGTAGTGTTCCGTGATCTGTTTACCTAGTTCATTCACTCGATCCTGAACTTCTTGCTCAGAGATCATGACTTCAACTGTATGCTTCATACTGCTCTCATTTTATTTGGTGAATGCGACAAGTGTAGACAGTTTTGCCATTGATGCCGCTCAATTTTGTGGGTAAGTCTAGCATTGCTCAAATACCCACACCACCTTATGGTTCGAATTTACTCATACATTCTCAACGAAGTGTGCGCTGATGCCTTGTCTAATACTCGCTTCCTTTCACATCAATCCTGATCACGCTTTATGGATCTAGTTTGATGTAACTGCCTATAAAACAAGCTCAAAGGATTGACCATTCGCATATGCACCATTACACTCATCTTGGCTTAAATAATAATAAAATCATTAATATA is a genomic window of Vibrio sp. FE10 containing:
- the can gene encoding carbonate dehydratase; its protein translation is MPEIKQLFENNSKWSEEIRSQRPEYFTTLEEGQNPGFLWIGCSDSRVPAERLTGLYSGELFVHRNVANQVVHTDLNCLSVVQYAVDVLKVKHIIVCGHYGCGGVNAAIDNPKLGLINNWLLHIRDNYLKYRKQIEGLPREQWGDKLCEINVAEQVYNLGNSTIMQSAWERGQDIEIHGVVYGIGNGKLQDLGVRCSSNDTLENSHLEALDKILSSPILG
- the hpt gene encoding hypoxanthine phosphoribosyltransferase; this encodes MKHTVEVMISEQEVQDRVNELGKQITEHYNGSEDLVLVGLLRGSFVFMADLARAIDLTHQVDFMTASSYGNGMESSRDVRILKDLDDDIQGKDVLLVEDIIDTGNTLTKVKEILSLRGPKSIEICTLLDKPSRREVIVDTKWIGFEIPDEFVVGVGIDYAQKYRHLPYIGKVVPQE